One Frankia alni ACN14a DNA window includes the following coding sequences:
- a CDS encoding PaaI family thioesterase, whose translation MTTTTGRAEPPGARAREYAETRFRVLPPVHGDDGTRVRMRIGPWLAGPDGVPTVGSLGVVVDDAIGSAILRARLGDRHSVTSQLSLEVVVPPPWAGPELTAHATLLGRDAVGGLAAATVYDGEGRVVAVATGRCRYVPADILPPGGMRPPLPPADHESLFDTLDLAPASTSASASASAGAIPEQTSPAAGALSAAGAAGPEAGWPALVLPSGPGMQNPHNTVHGGVLLCGSDLAVALADPDGPPHTTSVRISFLRPGDGNHPVTFTTRAVHRGRSLAVYEVSAGGPAGRPYTVATVIRER comes from the coding sequence TTGACCACCACGACTGGCCGGGCCGAGCCGCCCGGCGCCCGGGCCAGGGAGTACGCCGAGACGCGCTTTCGGGTGCTGCCCCCCGTGCACGGCGACGACGGTACCCGGGTACGGATGCGGATCGGGCCGTGGCTGGCCGGACCCGACGGCGTCCCGACGGTCGGCTCGCTCGGGGTCGTGGTCGACGACGCGATCGGCTCGGCGATCCTGCGGGCCCGCCTCGGCGACCGGCATTCGGTGACCTCCCAGCTCTCGCTGGAGGTCGTCGTCCCCCCGCCGTGGGCCGGCCCGGAGCTGACCGCGCACGCCACGCTGCTGGGCCGCGACGCCGTCGGCGGGCTCGCCGCCGCCACCGTGTACGACGGCGAGGGCCGGGTGGTGGCCGTGGCGACCGGCCGTTGCCGCTACGTGCCGGCGGACATCCTGCCGCCGGGCGGAATGCGCCCGCCCCTGCCGCCCGCGGACCACGAGTCCCTGTTCGACACCCTCGACCTGGCGCCGGCGTCGACGTCGGCGTCGGCGTCGGCGTCGGCCGGAGCGATCCCCGAGCAGACGTCACCGGCGGCCGGGGCGTTGTCGGCGGCCGGGGCGGCGGGGCCCGAGGCGGGCTGGCCGGCGCTCGTCCTGCCGAGCGGTCCCGGGATGCAGAACCCGCACAACACCGTGCACGGCGGTGTGCTGCTGTGCGGCTCCGATCTCGCGGTGGCGCTGGCGGACCCGGACGGGCCGCCACACACCACATCGGTCCGGATCAGCTTCCTGCGCCCCGGCGACGGCAACCATCCCGTCACCTTCACGACCCGCGCGGTCCACCGGGGCCGTTCCCTCGCGGTGTACGAGGTCAGCGCGGGCGGCCCGGCCGGCCGTCCGTACACGGTGGCGACGGTGATCCGCGAGCGCTGA
- a CDS encoding CaiB/BaiF CoA transferase family protein, translating into MDRGAGPLAGLRVVELAGLGQVAMAAMALADLGADVVRLIRPGGGPYPATAGDPVLRGRRHVTVDLRSPQGRDTALDLAAAADVVLEAMRPGVAERLGIGPQDCLARNPRLVYARITGWGQQGPLSHQAGHDINYIALTGVLGALGRAGERPLPPLNLLGFAGGAMQGVIGVLAALHEVERSGRGQVVDAAIVDGVSMLAQMVWSFRGQGRWNDARESNLFDGHAPFFDTYTCADGRFVAVAALEPAFYANLLLGLDLAGADLPAQDDEAGWPVLRARFTEAFARRTRDEWVAAFADLDACLTPVLTFDEVTAHPQIAARGTVVEVDGVTQAAPTPRFSATPAPPPRPHTDPESAEKVLAAWRDR; encoded by the coding sequence ATGGATCGGGGTGCGGGACCGCTGGCCGGACTGCGCGTGGTGGAGCTCGCCGGCCTCGGCCAGGTGGCGATGGCCGCGATGGCGCTCGCCGACCTCGGCGCGGACGTGGTCCGCCTGATCCGGCCGGGCGGCGGCCCCTACCCGGCCACGGCCGGCGACCCGGTGCTGCGCGGGCGCCGGCACGTCACGGTCGACCTGCGCTCGCCGCAGGGGCGGGACACCGCCCTCGACCTCGCCGCGGCGGCCGACGTCGTGCTGGAGGCGATGCGTCCCGGCGTCGCCGAGCGCCTCGGGATCGGCCCGCAGGACTGCCTCGCCCGTAACCCCCGGCTGGTCTACGCGCGGATCACCGGGTGGGGCCAGCAGGGGCCGCTGTCCCACCAGGCCGGCCACGACATCAACTACATCGCGCTGACCGGGGTGCTGGGGGCACTGGGCCGCGCCGGGGAACGGCCGCTGCCACCGCTGAACCTGCTCGGCTTCGCCGGCGGCGCGATGCAGGGCGTCATCGGGGTGCTCGCGGCGCTGCACGAGGTGGAGCGCTCCGGCCGGGGCCAGGTCGTCGACGCCGCCATCGTCGACGGCGTCAGCATGCTCGCGCAGATGGTCTGGTCGTTTCGCGGCCAGGGGCGGTGGAACGACGCCCGGGAGAGCAACCTGTTCGACGGGCACGCGCCCTTCTTCGACACCTACACCTGCGCCGACGGTCGCTTCGTCGCCGTCGCCGCACTGGAACCGGCCTTCTACGCGAACCTGCTGCTCGGCCTGGACCTGGCCGGCGCCGACCTCCCGGCGCAGGACGACGAGGCGGGCTGGCCGGTGCTGCGCGCCCGCTTCACCGAGGCCTTCGCCCGGCGCACCCGCGACGAGTGGGTCGCCGCGTTCGCCGACCTCGACGCCTGCCTCACCCCGGTGCTGACCTTCGACGAGGTGACGGCGCACCCGCAGATCGCCGCCCGCGGCACGGTCGTCGAGGTCGACGGCGTCACCCAGGCCGCGCCGACCCCGCGCTTCTCCGCCACCCCGGCGCCGCCCCCGCGCCCGCACACCGACCCCGAGTCGGCCGAGAAGGTCCTCGCCGCCTGGCGCGACCGCTGA
- a CDS encoding FadR/GntR family transcriptional regulator, giving the protein MTVAGPVGAAPEERPGADRRVRLPKSAELVAGHLRRQIVRGELAAGEALPPESALMAQFHVSRPTLREAFRVLESESLITVRMGPGGGVRVRPPNVDVAARYAGLILQHQGTALADVLAVREVAEPQAVAHLARAGGPTEITRLRAALDEPAEPAESPLDTLRRLERFHPLLIELTGNQTLRVLMGMIEHIVELADRSRVQSDAGSPDLDTAVARSRAAHARVVDLIEARDAERAERLWRRHLVAGRDYLERGDGTTVLDMFG; this is encoded by the coding sequence ATGACTGTTGCCGGGCCCGTCGGAGCGGCCCCCGAGGAGCGCCCGGGGGCGGACCGGCGCGTGCGCCTGCCGAAGTCGGCCGAGCTCGTCGCCGGGCACCTGCGTCGGCAGATCGTCCGCGGGGAGCTCGCCGCCGGCGAGGCGCTGCCCCCCGAAAGCGCGCTCATGGCCCAGTTCCACGTGTCGCGCCCGACGCTGCGCGAGGCCTTCCGGGTGCTGGAGAGCGAATCGCTGATCACGGTGCGGATGGGGCCGGGCGGCGGAGTGCGGGTGCGCCCGCCGAACGTCGACGTCGCCGCCCGCTACGCCGGGCTGATCCTGCAGCACCAGGGCACCGCGCTCGCCGACGTGCTGGCGGTCCGCGAGGTCGCCGAGCCGCAGGCCGTCGCCCACCTCGCCCGTGCCGGCGGGCCGACGGAGATCACCCGGCTGCGGGCCGCCCTCGACGAGCCGGCCGAACCCGCCGAGTCGCCGTTGGACACGCTGCGCCGCCTCGAGCGGTTCCACCCGCTGCTGATCGAGCTGACCGGCAACCAGACGCTGCGGGTCCTGATGGGCATGATCGAGCACATCGTCGAGCTCGCCGACCGGTCGCGGGTGCAGTCGGACGCCGGCTCGCCCGACCTGGACACGGCGGTCGCGCGCAGCCGGGCCGCCCACGCCCGGGTCGTGGACCTCATCGAGGCCCGCGACGCCGAGCGCGCCGAGCGGCTGTGGCGCCGCCACCTCGTCGCCGGCCGGGACTACCTCGAGCGCGGCGACGGCACCACCGTCCTGGACATGTTCGGCTGA
- a CDS encoding FadR/GntR family transcriptional regulator → MAELVASDLRQAIVRNTLAEGQALPPEAVLMGQYGVSRPTLREALRILEAESLITVRRGAGGGARVQSPNPAVAARYAGLVLEHRATTIADVWDARLLLEPPTAAALARRRTRADLRALRALLAEHDAATERVQGVRLHNEFHTLVVRLAGNETLALLITLLGEIINRTTWTRVEADLGTPELARAERGTVRVHAMLVDLVEAGDATGAQDLWRRHLAAGARYLGQGGRDEATLDLLGRPGEPGAPIDSDGWLAG, encoded by the coding sequence ATGGCCGAGCTGGTCGCCTCGGACCTGCGGCAGGCCATCGTCCGCAACACCCTCGCCGAAGGTCAGGCGCTGCCGCCCGAGGCCGTGCTCATGGGGCAGTACGGGGTCTCGCGGCCGACCCTGCGGGAGGCGCTGCGCATCCTGGAGGCGGAGTCGCTCATCACGGTCCGCCGGGGCGCGGGCGGCGGGGCCCGCGTCCAGTCGCCGAACCCGGCGGTCGCGGCGCGCTACGCGGGGCTCGTCCTGGAGCACCGCGCCACCACGATCGCCGACGTCTGGGACGCCCGGCTGCTGCTCGAACCGCCGACCGCCGCCGCGCTGGCCCGCCGGCGCACCCGGGCCGACCTGCGGGCGCTGCGTGCCCTGCTGGCCGAGCACGACGCGGCCACGGAGCGGGTGCAGGGGGTGCGGCTGCACAACGAGTTCCACACCCTCGTGGTCCGCCTCGCCGGCAACGAGACGCTCGCCCTGCTGATCACCCTGCTCGGCGAGATCATCAACCGGACCACCTGGACGCGCGTCGAGGCCGACCTCGGCACCCCGGAGCTGGCGCGGGCCGAGCGCGGCACCGTGCGGGTGCACGCCATGCTCGTCGACCTCGTCGAGGCCGGGGACGCCACCGGCGCGCAGGACCTCTGGCGGCGCCACCTGGCCGCCGGCGCCCGCTACCTCGGCCAGGGCGGGCGCGACGAGGCCACGCTGGACCTGCTCGGGCGCCCCGGCGAGCCCGGGGCGCCGATCGACTCAGACGGCTGGCTCGCGGGGTAG
- a CDS encoding FAD-dependent monooxygenase, with product MPSAADRAGVLIVGAGPTGLLLAAELVRRGVRARIVERESVRSPASRALAVSSRTLMLLDDLDLAAEAVRRGHPLRQVEVHDVSGRPDAGGGRPGGSGPGGSGRSAGRGAGRSGGTVVRLPIGRVPSPFPFTLSLPQPQTEDLLRAHAARLGVRIDTGVECAAVRQEGDHVVAQLRHADGSTRTVHTDWLVGCDGAHSQVRRAAGIATHGFDLPETFALGDVVTDWARERAHGQVTFSPAGVVAAFPMPGPRHWRFIADLPDLPGIDDLPGAHSDDHADHSDDHADHSDHSDHSDGRADDRADHSDDRADPDVAAELQRLLDARLTDPPRLTETLWTTTFRVHQRRAESFRRGRVLLAGDAAHSHSPVGGQGMNTGLQDAYALGWRLALVATGRADATLLDTYAAEREPVADRLLAGTARATRVITAQHPVARRARGLALRLVAASPPLGRRAAAALSQLGLGYPHGPLTDRDPHRIGRRRGVPGPGALAPDVALAPDVALAAPDGPTLRQATRTPWFSLLLFAGSDDAAARRLHDDAALIHARFGDLVTARIVATAPTVRDTRDDPSGGEHSGGDHSGGARSGGAHSGDDGTVLDPAGRARARYGAAIGEAVLVRPDGYLAYRSTTDPVGRLERYLRTHGITPAPAGVAAPASTTAAGRTS from the coding sequence ATGCCGAGTGCCGCGGACCGGGCCGGAGTCCTGATCGTCGGCGCCGGCCCGACCGGCCTGCTGCTGGCCGCCGAGCTGGTCCGACGCGGGGTGCGCGCCCGGATCGTGGAGCGGGAGTCGGTCCGATCCCCCGCCAGCCGCGCCCTCGCCGTCAGCAGCCGCACGCTGATGCTGCTCGACGACCTCGACCTGGCCGCCGAGGCGGTGCGCCGCGGTCATCCGCTGCGCCAGGTCGAGGTGCACGACGTCAGCGGCCGACCCGACGCGGGCGGCGGGCGGCCCGGCGGGAGCGGACCCGGCGGGAGCGGACGGAGTGCGGGTCGGGGGGCGGGGCGGAGCGGGGGGACGGTCGTGCGGCTGCCCATCGGTCGGGTGCCGAGCCCCTTCCCGTTCACCCTGTCGCTGCCACAGCCGCAGACCGAGGACCTGCTGCGCGCACACGCCGCGCGGCTGGGGGTGCGGATCGACACCGGCGTCGAGTGCGCGGCGGTCCGGCAGGAGGGCGACCATGTCGTCGCGCAGCTGCGGCACGCCGACGGTTCGACGCGCACCGTCCACACCGACTGGCTGGTCGGCTGCGACGGCGCGCACAGTCAGGTCCGGCGCGCCGCCGGCATCGCCACGCACGGCTTCGACCTGCCCGAGACCTTCGCCCTCGGCGACGTCGTGACCGACTGGGCCCGCGAGCGCGCGCACGGACAGGTGACCTTCTCTCCCGCCGGGGTCGTCGCCGCCTTCCCGATGCCCGGCCCCCGGCACTGGCGCTTCATCGCCGACCTCCCCGACCTCCCCGGCATCGATGACCTCCCCGGCGCCCACTCCGACGACCACGCCGACCACTCCGACGATCACGCCGACCACTCCGACCACTCCGACCACTCCGACGGCCGGGCCGACGACCGGGCCGACCACTCCGACGACCGGGCCGATCCCGACGTGGCGGCGGAGCTGCAACGGCTGCTCGACGCGCGGCTGACCGACCCGCCGCGGCTGACCGAGACGCTCTGGACCACCACGTTCCGCGTCCATCAGCGCCGGGCGGAGAGTTTTCGCCGCGGGCGGGTGCTGCTCGCCGGTGACGCGGCGCACTCGCACAGTCCCGTGGGCGGGCAGGGCATGAACACCGGCCTGCAGGACGCCTACGCCCTGGGCTGGCGCCTCGCGCTGGTCGCCACCGGCCGGGCGGACGCGACCCTGCTCGACACCTACGCCGCCGAGCGCGAGCCGGTCGCCGACCGGCTGCTGGCCGGCACGGCCCGGGCGACCCGCGTGATCACCGCCCAGCACCCGGTCGCCCGGCGGGCGCGCGGCCTCGCCCTGCGACTCGTCGCCGCGAGCCCGCCGCTGGGCCGCCGCGCGGCCGCCGCACTCAGCCAGCTCGGGCTCGGCTACCCCCACGGTCCCCTCACCGACCGCGACCCGCACCGCATCGGACGCCGGCGCGGTGTGCCGGGCCCGGGCGCCCTCGCCCCGGACGTCGCGCTCGCCCCCGACGTCGCGCTCGCCGCCCCGGACGGCCCGACGCTGCGCCAGGCGACCCGGACCCCCTGGTTCTCGCTCCTGCTGTTCGCCGGCAGCGACGACGCCGCAGCCCGGCGGCTGCACGACGACGCCGCCCTGATCCACGCCCGCTTCGGCGACCTCGTCACCGCCCGGATCGTCGCGACTGCACCCACCGTCCGGGATACCCGCGACGATCCTTCCGGCGGTGAGCATTCCGGCGGCGATCACTCCGGCGGAGCGCGTTCCGGCGGAGCGCATTCCGGCGACGATGGCACCGTCCTCGACCCGGCCGGCCGGGCGCGGGCACGCTACGGCGCCGCGATAGGTGAGGCCGTCCTCGTCCGTCCCGACGGCTACCTCGCCTACCGGTCGACCACCGACCCCGTCGGCCGGCTGGAACGCTACCTGCGCACGCACGGCATCACCCCAGCGCCCGCGGGGGTCGCCGCGCCGGCCTCGACCACGGCCGCGGGCAGGACCTCCTGA
- a CDS encoding acyl-CoA dehydrogenase family protein: MDTRYPAEVEQFRAEVRAVLAEELPPDWPGTGALGDAAAVREFVTGWRRTLHRRGLLGVAWPVEHGGRGLTTLHQVVLVEELTRAGVPFGVQPQDSTGFKMLGNTLLRYGTEAQKATILPGLLSGEQIWCQGFSEPNAGSDLAAAGTRARLVDGEWHIDGQKIWTSGAHRSTGIFVLARTEPEAAKHRGLSFLLVPLDQPGVEVRPIRHMTGGEDFCEVFFTDARCPADAIVGKPGDGWKVASTLLTYERGEEAATNPILFAAELDRLVELARRRGVADEPSVRRRLAYFRSRVEVMRFLGYRILSDVLAGGELGAASSVSKLYWSEYHREVTQLALDIEGLDGLVLVGKGPSRPLRTDDPGADPESTTSWWEVSLNARAGTVYAGTSEVQRNILAERVLGLPREPAV, from the coding sequence GTGGACACGCGGTATCCGGCGGAGGTGGAGCAGTTCCGTGCCGAGGTGCGGGCGGTGCTGGCGGAGGAGCTGCCCCCGGACTGGCCGGGGACGGGCGCCCTGGGCGACGCGGCGGCGGTCCGCGAGTTCGTGACCGGATGGCGCCGGACGCTGCACCGCCGCGGGCTGCTGGGGGTGGCCTGGCCGGTGGAGCACGGCGGCCGGGGGCTGACCACCCTGCACCAGGTGGTGCTGGTGGAGGAGCTGACCCGGGCCGGGGTGCCGTTCGGGGTGCAGCCGCAGGACTCGACCGGGTTCAAGATGCTGGGCAACACCCTGCTGCGCTACGGCACCGAGGCGCAGAAGGCGACCATCCTGCCCGGCCTGCTGTCCGGCGAGCAGATCTGGTGCCAGGGCTTCTCCGAGCCGAACGCCGGCTCCGACCTCGCCGCGGCGGGGACGCGGGCACGCCTGGTCGACGGCGAGTGGCACATCGACGGGCAGAAGATCTGGACGTCGGGGGCGCACCGCAGCACGGGGATCTTCGTGCTGGCCCGCACCGAGCCCGAGGCGGCCAAGCACCGGGGGCTGTCGTTCCTGCTGGTGCCGCTGGACCAGCCGGGGGTGGAGGTCCGCCCGATCCGGCACATGACCGGCGGGGAGGACTTCTGCGAGGTGTTCTTCACCGACGCCCGCTGCCCCGCGGACGCCATCGTCGGCAAGCCCGGCGACGGGTGGAAGGTCGCCTCGACCCTGCTGACCTACGAGCGCGGCGAGGAGGCGGCGACCAACCCGATCCTGTTCGCCGCGGAGCTCGACCGGCTGGTGGAGCTGGCCCGCCGGCGCGGGGTCGCGGACGAGCCCTCGGTGCGCCGGCGGCTGGCGTACTTCCGGTCCCGGGTGGAGGTCATGCGCTTCCTCGGCTACCGGATCCTCAGCGACGTGCTGGCCGGCGGCGAGCTGGGGGCGGCGTCCTCGGTGTCGAAGCTCTACTGGAGCGAGTACCACCGCGAGGTCACGCAGCTCGCGCTGGACATCGAGGGGCTCGACGGCCTGGTGCTCGTCGGCAAGGGGCCGTCGCGGCCGCTGCGGACCGACGACCCGGGCGCCGACCCGGAGTCGACGACGAGCTGGTGGGAGGTCTCGCTCAACGCCCGGGCGGGCACGGTGTACGCGGGCACCTCGGAGGTGCAGCGCAACATCCTCGCCGAGCGCGTCCTCGGCCTACCCCGCGAGCCAGCCGTCTGA
- a CDS encoding ABC transporter substrate-binding protein has product MPRTRSSLVLTVALLALSALAGGCSSDTQPASAACDTPGVTADQVRLGLLYPDSGPTASTLAAVRGGVDARLGLANEAGGVHGRKIVYDWRDDQGTTEANAIGARDLVEGKGDFGILEYSLAADGSAGYLAERDVPVAGLAASDGWSTRRNMFSFSYTNGAPTDTYGTFVKSHGGTRAVLLTTALSTGVNDAGARLSTSLRAVGIGVVDQIGYTANADNPAAIARRLAATGADTLLTVVGTPDLPAVLRELPATGWNPKVILSLSGYDGQALAEADGAMTGVVVPVFYRPFEAGGAPIAGYLDAMSRYAPQIANPRQDLAMIAYIDTDLFLRGLQEAGACPTRKGFVDALRAVHSYDAGGLISPLNLSTNLGRPTTCLAFVQATAAGTFDVLDERLCGRELPASGGAG; this is encoded by the coding sequence ATGCCTCGCACACGCTCGTCCCTGGTCCTGACCGTCGCGCTGCTCGCGCTGAGTGCGCTTGCGGGCGGCTGCTCGTCGGACACGCAACCCGCGTCCGCCGCCTGTGACACCCCCGGGGTCACCGCCGACCAGGTCCGCCTCGGCCTGCTCTACCCCGACTCGGGCCCCACCGCGTCGACGCTGGCGGCCGTGCGGGGCGGTGTCGACGCCCGCCTGGGGCTGGCGAACGAGGCCGGCGGCGTCCACGGCCGGAAGATCGTCTACGACTGGCGGGACGACCAGGGCACGACGGAGGCGAACGCGATCGGCGCCCGCGACCTGGTCGAGGGCAAGGGGGACTTCGGCATCCTCGAGTACTCCCTGGCCGCCGACGGCAGCGCGGGCTACCTCGCCGAGCGGGACGTGCCGGTGGCGGGCCTGGCCGCCAGCGACGGCTGGTCGACCCGGCGGAACATGTTCTCCTTCTCCTACACCAACGGCGCGCCCACCGACACCTACGGCACGTTCGTGAAGTCCCACGGCGGCACCCGGGCGGTCCTGCTCACCACCGCCCTGTCCACCGGCGTCAACGACGCCGGCGCCCGCCTGTCCACGAGCCTGCGCGCGGTCGGCATCGGTGTCGTCGACCAGATCGGCTACACCGCCAACGCGGACAACCCGGCCGCGATCGCCCGGCGGCTTGCCGCCACCGGCGCCGACACGCTGCTCACCGTCGTCGGCACCCCCGACCTGCCGGCGGTGCTGCGCGAGCTGCCCGCCACCGGGTGGAACCCGAAGGTGATCCTCTCGCTCAGCGGCTACGACGGCCAGGCGCTGGCCGAGGCGGACGGCGCCATGACCGGCGTCGTCGTGCCGGTGTTCTACCGGCCGTTCGAGGCCGGCGGGGCGCCCATCGCCGGCTACCTCGACGCGATGTCGCGCTACGCCCCCCAGATCGCCAATCCTCGCCAGGACCTCGCGATGATCGCCTACATCGACACCGACCTGTTCCTGCGGGGGCTGCAGGAGGCCGGCGCCTGCCCGACCCGCAAGGGCTTCGTCGACGCCCTGCGCGCGGTGCACAGCTACGACGCCGGGGGCCTGATCTCGCCCCTGAACCTCAGCACCAACCTGGGCCGGCCCACCACCTGCCTCGCGTTCGTCCAGGCCACCGCCGCCGGCACCTTCGACGTCCTCGACGAGCGGCTGTGCGGCCGGGAGCTGCCCGCCTCCGGCGGTGCCGGCTGA
- a CDS encoding SDR family oxidoreductase, protein MSESPTRVAIVTGAARGIGAAIAQRLSRDGLAVAVLDLEEAAAKGTVEAITAAGGRALAVGADVADPEQVTAAVAAVTEGLGAPTVLINNAGITRDNLLFKMSEADWDSVIGVHLRGAFLMTRAVQKHMVDAGWGRIVNLSSTSALGNRGQLNYSTAKAGLQGFTKTAAIELGKFGVTANCIAPGFIASDMTRATAARMGKTWEEYVAASSGVIPVGRVGEVDDIAHTVSFFVSEGAGFVSGQIIYVAGGPKA, encoded by the coding sequence GTGTCCGAATCCCCCACCCGCGTCGCGATCGTCACCGGGGCGGCCCGCGGCATCGGCGCCGCGATCGCCCAGCGGCTGTCCCGCGACGGCCTGGCGGTCGCCGTGCTCGACCTGGAGGAGGCCGCCGCCAAGGGCACCGTCGAGGCGATCACCGCGGCCGGCGGTCGCGCCCTGGCGGTCGGCGCGGACGTCGCCGACCCCGAGCAGGTCACCGCGGCCGTCGCGGCCGTCACCGAGGGGCTCGGCGCGCCGACCGTGCTGATCAACAATGCCGGCATCACCCGGGACAACCTGCTGTTCAAGATGAGCGAGGCCGACTGGGACTCGGTGATCGGCGTGCACCTGCGCGGCGCGTTCCTGATGACCCGCGCGGTTCAGAAGCACATGGTCGACGCCGGCTGGGGCCGCATCGTCAACCTGTCGAGCACGTCGGCGCTGGGCAACCGCGGCCAGCTGAACTACTCCACCGCCAAGGCCGGCCTGCAGGGCTTCACGAAGACGGCGGCGATCGAGCTCGGCAAGTTCGGCGTCACCGCGAACTGCATCGCGCCGGGCTTCATCGCCAGCGACATGACCCGGGCCACCGCCGCCCGCATGGGCAAGACCTGGGAGGAGTACGTCGCCGCGTCGTCGGGGGTGATCCCGGTCGGCCGGGTCGGCGAGGTCGACGACATCGCGCACACCGTGTCGTTCTTCGTCAGCGAGGGCGCCGGCTTCGTCTCCGGCCAGATCATCTACGTCGCCGGCGGGCCGAAGGCTTGA
- a CDS encoding acyl-CoA dehydrogenase family protein: protein MQFRYSPEHEELRRGIRRYFAEVADADAVRRDMATPTGWDPVTWQRLCDELELPALAVPEEYGGAGFGLVELGIALSEAGRSLLCAPLLSTSIATQALLHAGDPDAAAAHLPGLAAGTTTGTLAAREPGRPWDATPTTTAERAGDGWALSGVKDWVLDGQSAGLFVVTATTAAGTSLFLVDAGAAGLAVEALPVVDPTRQVTRVTLTGTPGVLLGADGAGAPGLARTLDAAVTLLAAEQLGVAEAALASAVDYAKQREQFGRPIGSFQAIKHKLATVLLEVEAATSAVMYAAWTADESPAELPEVASIAGLTCSEAALLAAGENVQVHGGIGFTWEHSAHLYLKRATTDRLLLRDPQEQLDRIAALAGITAHAPAQPDGAAAVDVLAGSTER, encoded by the coding sequence GTGCAGTTCCGGTACAGTCCCGAGCACGAAGAGCTGCGCCGCGGCATCCGGCGCTACTTCGCCGAGGTCGCCGACGCCGATGCGGTGCGGCGCGACATGGCGACGCCGACCGGGTGGGACCCGGTGACCTGGCAGCGGCTGTGCGACGAGCTGGAGCTGCCGGCCCTCGCCGTGCCGGAGGAGTACGGCGGCGCCGGGTTCGGCCTGGTGGAGCTCGGCATCGCGCTGAGCGAGGCCGGCCGCAGCCTGCTGTGCGCGCCCCTGCTGTCGACCAGCATCGCCACCCAGGCGCTGCTGCACGCCGGCGACCCCGACGCCGCCGCCGCCCACCTGCCGGGCCTGGCCGCCGGCACCACCACCGGCACCCTCGCCGCCCGCGAACCCGGTCGGCCCTGGGACGCCACCCCCACGACCACGGCCGAGCGCGCCGGGGACGGCTGGGCGCTGAGCGGCGTCAAGGACTGGGTGCTCGACGGGCAGAGCGCCGGGCTGTTCGTCGTCACCGCCACGACCGCCGCCGGGACGTCGCTGTTCCTCGTCGACGCCGGCGCCGCAGGCCTGGCCGTCGAGGCGCTGCCCGTCGTCGACCCGACCCGGCAGGTCACCCGGGTCACCCTCACCGGCACGCCCGGTGTCCTGCTCGGCGCCGACGGCGCCGGTGCGCCGGGCCTGGCCCGCACCCTCGACGCGGCGGTCACCCTGCTCGCCGCCGAGCAGCTCGGCGTCGCCGAGGCGGCCCTGGCGTCGGCGGTGGACTACGCCAAGCAGCGCGAGCAGTTCGGCCGGCCGATCGGCTCCTTCCAGGCGATCAAGCACAAGCTGGCGACCGTGCTGCTGGAGGTGGAGGCGGCCACGTCGGCGGTGATGTACGCGGCGTGGACCGCCGACGAGTCCCCCGCCGAGCTGCCCGAGGTGGCCAGCATCGCCGGCCTGACCTGCTCGGAGGCGGCCCTGCTCGCCGCCGGCGAGAACGTCCAGGTGCACGGCGGCATCGGCTTCACCTGGGAGCACTCCGCCCACCTGTACCTCAAGCGGGCCACGACCGACCGGCTGCTGCTGCGCGACCCGCAGGAGCAGCTCGACCGCATCGCCGCGCTCGCCGGCATCACCGCCCACGCCCCCGCGCAGCCGGACGGGGCCGCGGCCGTCGACGTCCTCGCCGGCTCCACGGAGAGGTGA